The proteins below come from a single Diceros bicornis minor isolate mBicDic1 chromosome 3, mDicBic1.mat.cur, whole genome shotgun sequence genomic window:
- the RPA3 gene encoding replication protein A 14 kDa subunit: MVDVMELPKSRINASLLAQFIDRPVCFVGKLEKIHPTGKMFILSDGEGKNVTIELMEALDEEISGIVEVVGRVTAKATIMCASYVQFKEENHPFDLGLYNEAVKIIHEFPQFFPLGVMPYN, from the exons ATGGTGGACGTGATGGAGTTGCCCAAGTCGCGCATCAATGCCAGCCTGCTAGCTCAGTTCATCGATCGGCCCGTCTGCTTCGTagggaagctggaaaag ATTCATCCcactggaaaaatgtttattctttcagatggagaaggaaaaaatgtaACCATTGAGTTGATGGAAGCT CTTGATGAAGAAATCTCTGGAATCGTGGAAGTAGTGGGAAGAGTAACAGCCAAGGCAACCATTATGTGTGCATCTTATGTCCagtttaaagaagaaaaccaTCCTTTTG ATCTTGGACTTTACAACGAAGCTGTGAAAATTATCCATGAGTTCCCTCAGTTTTTTCCTTTGGGGGTTATGCCATATAATTGA